In the Pseudonocardia sediminis genome, CCGAGGTCATCGCCGTCGCCGACGAGGGTTTCAAGGCCCTCGGCCTGACCGGCTACCGGCTGGAGATCACCTCGCTGGGCGACGCCGAGTGCCGTCCGGCCTACCGGGAGCTGCTGCAGCAGTTCCTGGCCGGGCTCGACCTGGACGAGGCCACCCGCGAGCGCGCGGCGATCAACCCGCTCCGGGTGCTCGACGACAAGCGCCCCGAGGTCCGCGCCGCGATGGCCGACGCGCCACTGCTGATCGACTACCTCTCCGAGGCCTCCGCCGAGCACCACCGGGCCGTCCTGGAGCACCTGGACGACCTGGGGGTGGCCTACACGCCGAACCCCCGGATGGTGCGCGGGCTGGACTACTACACGAAAACGACGTTCGAGTTCGTGCACGACGGCCTCGGCGCGCAGTCCGGGATCGGCGGCGGCGGGCGCTACGACGGGCTGATGGCCACCCTCGGCGGGCCGGAGCTCTCCGGCGTCGGGTTCGGCATCGGCGTCGACCGGACGGTCATGGCCTGCGCCGCGGAGGGTCTCACGCCCTGGTCGACGGCACGGGTCGAGGTGTTCGGGGTGCCGCTGGGCGACACCGCACGACGCCGGCTCGTCGTGATCGCGGCCGCGCTGCGGGCCCGTGGCGTCCGGGTGGACCTGTCCTACGGCGGGCGCGGGCTCAAGGGCGCGATGAAGACCGCGGACCGCTCCGGCGCGCGGTTCGCGCTGGTCCTGGGGGAGAGGGACCTGGAGTCGGGCACGGTCGGGCTCAAGGACCTTCTCTCCGGTGAGCAGCGCGCGGTCGGTCTGGACGGGGCGGTCGACGAGGTCATCGCGTCCCTGCAGGCGTGAGGGCCTTCTGATGGCGAGGTACTGATGGCGGGGTCGGACCGGGAGCTCTGGGACTCCCGTCACGCCGTCGTCTCCATGGGGGAGCCGATGCCTCCGGCCGCCGTGCTCGGGCGTGAGCACCTGCTCCGGGCGCCCGGGCGGGCTCTGGACGTCGCGTGCGGGCGTGGGGCGGTCTCGGTGTGGCTGGCGCTGCGCGGGTTCACCGTCGACGCCGTGGACGTCTCCACGGCCGGTCTGGAGGGCGGGGCGGAGCTGGCCGGGCGGCACGGGGTGGCCGACCGGGTCCGGTGGATCCGTGCCGATCTCGACGACGGTCTGCCCACCGAACCGCTCGTCGCCGACGTGCCCGACGCGACGCGCCGGCCCCACGCCGGTGGCGTGCCCGGCACGGAGGACGGCAGGCCCGGCACGGAGGACGGTGGACCGGGATACGACCTGGTCGTCTGCCAGCGCTTCCGGGAGCCGTCGCTGTAC is a window encoding:
- the hisS gene encoding histidine--tRNA ligase; translated protein: MRRPDPFAAPKGIPEYLPPESAGFTHVRDTLAGAAERAGYGHIELPVFEETGLYARGVGESTDVVSKEMYTFADRGDRSVTLRPEGTAGVVRSVIEHNLDKQGLPVKLRYAGPFFRYERPQAGRYRQLQQVGVEAIGADDPALDAEVIAVADEGFKALGLTGYRLEITSLGDAECRPAYRELLQQFLAGLDLDEATRERAAINPLRVLDDKRPEVRAAMADAPLLIDYLSEASAEHHRAVLEHLDDLGVAYTPNPRMVRGLDYYTKTTFEFVHDGLGAQSGIGGGGRYDGLMATLGGPELSGVGFGIGVDRTVMACAAEGLTPWSTARVEVFGVPLGDTARRRLVVIAAALRARGVRVDLSYGGRGLKGAMKTADRSGARFALVLGERDLESGTVGLKDLLSGEQRAVGLDGAVDEVIASLQA
- a CDS encoding class I SAM-dependent methyltransferase; the encoded protein is MAGSDRELWDSRHAVVSMGEPMPPAAVLGREHLLRAPGRALDVACGRGAVSVWLALRGFTVDAVDVSTAGLEGGAELAGRHGVADRVRWIRADLDDGLPTEPLVADVPDATRRPHAGGVPGTEDGRPGTEDGGPGYDLVVCQRFREPSLYPVLAAALRPGGLLVVTVLSEVGDSGGRFRAGPGELLAAFGGLDVVDHLERDGEASLLARRRP